One segment of Paraburkholderia sp. PGU19 DNA contains the following:
- a CDS encoding protein phosphatase 2C domain-containing protein: MQLATASLSDPGGRKRNEDALGDWSSERLYYCVLADGAGGHGGGDTASAIVVNSVLADLRYLTVAELPPTGQRLVKAIGHANANILEEQARGDAALKDMRSTVVLLAIDCELRTAAWAHCGDSRLYCFRGGQVSVQTRDHSLVQDMIDAGLITPEQARHHPRRNVLLAALGTAGELDIVGFDGTFNLLDRDAFLICSDGLWEYVDETYMSETLGEAATPDAWLGALAARVREIAPASHDNFSALAVWIVDPEDTQATVLQVAPS, from the coding sequence GTGCAGCTTGCCACAGCAAGCCTGAGCGACCCAGGCGGCCGCAAGCGCAACGAGGACGCGCTGGGTGACTGGTCGAGCGAGCGCCTTTACTATTGCGTGCTCGCCGACGGTGCGGGCGGACACGGCGGCGGCGATACGGCATCGGCGATCGTCGTCAATAGCGTGCTGGCGGATCTGCGCTACCTGACGGTCGCCGAGTTGCCGCCGACGGGCCAACGCCTCGTCAAAGCGATCGGCCACGCGAACGCGAACATCCTGGAAGAACAGGCACGCGGCGATGCCGCGCTGAAAGACATGCGCTCGACGGTCGTGCTGCTTGCGATCGACTGCGAACTGCGCACGGCAGCGTGGGCGCACTGCGGCGATTCGCGGCTGTACTGTTTTCGCGGCGGGCAGGTCAGTGTGCAAACACGCGACCATAGCCTCGTTCAGGATATGATCGACGCGGGCCTGATCACGCCTGAGCAGGCGCGCCATCATCCGCGCCGCAACGTGCTGCTCGCCGCGCTCGGCACAGCTGGCGAGCTGGATATCGTTGGCTTCGATGGCACGTTCAACCTGCTCGATCGCGATGCTTTCCTGATTTGCAGCGATGGGCTGTGGGAGTACGTCGACGAGACTTATATGAGCGAGACGCTTGGCGAAGCCGCGACCCCCGACGCATGGCTCGGCGCGCTCGCTGCGCGCGTGCGCGAGATCGCGCCCGCCAGCCACGATAACTTCAGCGCACTGGCCGTGTGGATCGTCGATCCGGAAGACACCCAGGCCACGGTGCTGCAGGTGGCGCCTTCATGA
- a CDS encoding filamentous hemagglutinin N-terminal domain-containing protein, with amino-acid sequence MNKPCSVPLRVAGTIVCAAATLLAGSYMSSLLANPTGAQVVSGTVSVNTPAAGQMNITQKTPKAIVNWNTFSIGANEGVTIAQPSASAALLNRVMGNDPSVIAGRLQANGKVFLVNPAGVIFAPGSSVNVGSMIASTLNISNADFLAGNYRFVGTSVAPVSNAGTLTAGTGGTIALLGGSVSNSGMVSARLGTVAIGAGNDITLDFAGDGLTTLKINQGAAHALIGNTGTLAADGGTVVMSAQTADALAGTVINQQGIIRAQSVAERNGHIVLDGGTSGVASVGGTLDATGGAGLTGGRIDVTGYNLALVDGARVDASGAAGGGTVRVGGGAAGQDPSIRNANALWMSPTASIHADALINGPGGNVVAFSETASRIYGTLSARGGAQGGNGGLIETSGHYLDVTSATIDASAPKGKGGAWKIDPDNIAIVAAASGTPATETPPANGSPAIFTPAGTDSEVVNSLITNQLNQGVSVTITTVGSTPTNFSLGDINIQAPIVAATPANPTTIPTLTLTALGSIVDTGQPIMSTLGPLSIALNGNVGGANAFSSVAISNTTVTTHGGSFTVNAAGSSPVTINNSTVDTGGGALTLTGTTTLAEGVGVGITNSLLTGGAGTMTLTGSTNGIGLSTGVSLFNSSLNTSTGGINIVGTTPGEEGTGVSISGGFTPVGGTVAGPAVSSSGGAIAITGNATANGLFGLSVSGTSVTNTTGAINLSGSVSGGTVTFVDGVQLFNANVSTSGGNIGITGTVSSSLNNSFALDLHSASVQSTSGNIQLIGQTVGVPSNASVLGVILENSICECTPGAASSVTTGSGTLSIYGNGTGPLANGVQITDGTQIVSNNGGLIDIRGTVSGPTGGSSPNLQGDAGVLIANGDIKATGQTGTIQIAGSTNTADPGLAIGVPPFSGGGTPIVGAALLADPTVSTAQPGSIVLRASNDGTTSSLFISNSTLSSPGGTLSIMPATVDPNTFAIIAQNATPITLFGTGGLSIDAATFSTFVSIPNIVLGSTTHTGLITVNGVCASDSAVCVLTRPGLANNLTLSNPGSGSQGITLPFGISIPGHTLTLASGGPVTDPGGIQAASLLLSGPGTFTLTDPQNDVGVLAMVNAGNVYFTNSHGFVIGPVVSQTFNSSTSQLTTLDGTNSTLTGNLIAQATTGNIGLGGPSTSLSAGGTIDLVMESGVFNAAGSGTIVAGNGWRIWASTWVGETRGNVQPNTAQPNFYGCTFGAGCSWGGTVPTTGNHYVYIARPTVTVTADGKTRIAGAPNPVFTFTTSGLINGDTAAGALTGTLTSPANQSSPPGKYPILSNFGSNVGYIVIEVPGVLTVTQLIDPVSQAGLQQFFSNQEQTFVYENNLQGTNICIGSNQPLFTTAPPGDNQDILAVEWKRVRSQPNLNSCMLLNGQHGCGDF; translated from the coding sequence ATGAACAAACCATGCAGCGTGCCGTTGCGGGTTGCCGGCACGATCGTCTGTGCGGCGGCTACGCTGCTTGCCGGGTCCTACATGTCGTCGCTGCTTGCAAATCCGACGGGTGCGCAGGTGGTGTCGGGTACGGTGAGCGTCAATACGCCCGCTGCCGGGCAGATGAATATCACGCAGAAGACGCCCAAGGCGATCGTCAACTGGAACACCTTCTCGATCGGCGCGAACGAAGGCGTGACGATTGCGCAGCCGTCGGCCAGTGCGGCGCTGCTCAACCGCGTGATGGGCAATGATCCGAGCGTGATTGCAGGGCGGCTTCAGGCCAATGGCAAAGTGTTTCTCGTCAACCCGGCGGGCGTGATCTTCGCTCCCGGTTCATCGGTGAATGTCGGCTCGATGATCGCGTCGACGCTGAATATTTCGAACGCTGATTTTCTCGCTGGCAACTATCGCTTCGTCGGCACGTCCGTCGCGCCCGTCAGCAACGCCGGGACGCTGACGGCCGGCACGGGTGGCACGATCGCGCTGCTTGGCGGCAGCGTGAGCAATTCGGGTATGGTGAGCGCGCGCCTCGGTACGGTTGCCATCGGCGCGGGAAACGACATCACGCTGGACTTCGCGGGCGACGGGCTGACCACGCTGAAAATAAACCAGGGGGCGGCCCATGCGCTGATCGGCAACACGGGCACGCTCGCCGCCGATGGCGGGACGGTAGTGATGAGCGCGCAGACGGCCGATGCGCTGGCGGGCACCGTGATCAACCAGCAGGGAATCATCCGTGCGCAAAGCGTCGCCGAGCGCAATGGGCACATCGTGCTCGATGGTGGCACGAGCGGTGTCGCTTCGGTCGGCGGCACGCTCGATGCAACGGGCGGCGCGGGCCTGACGGGTGGCCGGATCGATGTGACAGGCTACAACCTTGCGCTCGTGGACGGCGCGCGAGTCGATGCGAGCGGTGCGGCGGGCGGCGGCACGGTGCGCGTTGGCGGCGGTGCCGCCGGACAGGACCCGAGCATTCGTAATGCCAACGCCCTGTGGATGTCGCCAACGGCAAGCATTCATGCCGATGCGCTGATCAATGGACCTGGCGGAAATGTGGTGGCGTTCAGTGAAACGGCGAGCCGGATCTACGGCACGCTTTCTGCGAGGGGCGGGGCGCAGGGCGGCAATGGTGGCTTGATCGAAACATCGGGTCACTATCTCGATGTCACGAGCGCGACCATCGACGCTTCGGCACCAAAGGGGAAAGGCGGGGCGTGGAAGATCGATCCCGACAATATCGCCATCGTGGCGGCGGCATCGGGAACACCGGCGACCGAGACGCCGCCGGCCAATGGATCGCCGGCCATTTTTACGCCGGCGGGCACGGACAGCGAGGTGGTCAATTCCCTCATCACCAACCAGCTGAATCAGGGCGTCTCCGTGACGATCACGACAGTCGGCTCGACACCCACCAACTTTTCACTGGGTGACATCAACATTCAGGCGCCGATCGTCGCGGCCACACCGGCAAATCCGACCACCATCCCAACCCTGACGCTGACCGCGCTCGGTTCGATCGTCGACACTGGCCAACCCATCATGTCGACCTTGGGGCCGCTCAGTATCGCGCTCAATGGGAACGTGGGCGGAGCGAATGCCTTCAGTTCCGTCGCGATCAGCAATACGACGGTGACGACCCATGGCGGCAGCTTCACGGTCAATGCGGCCGGGTCGAGCCCGGTCACCATCAACAACTCGACGGTCGATACTGGCGGCGGCGCACTCACGCTCACCGGCACGACGACATTGGCGGAAGGCGTTGGCGTCGGTATTACTAACAGTCTGCTCACCGGCGGTGCCGGCACGATGACGCTAACGGGCAGCACCAACGGCATCGGACTCAGCACCGGCGTCAGCCTCTTTAACAGCTCGCTCAATACCTCGACGGGCGGTATCAACATCGTTGGGACCACGCCCGGCGAGGAAGGCACGGGCGTCAGTATCTCGGGCGGCTTCACGCCCGTCGGCGGTACCGTTGCCGGCCCCGCCGTCAGCAGTTCAGGCGGCGCGATTGCCATTACTGGCAACGCAACTGCGAACGGGTTGTTCGGGCTTTCGGTGTCGGGCACGTCCGTGACGAACACGACAGGTGCGATCAACCTCTCCGGCAGTGTCTCGGGCGGCACCGTGACTTTTGTCGACGGCGTTCAGTTATTCAACGCGAACGTGAGCACGAGCGGCGGCAATATCGGCATCACGGGCACGGTATCGTCGTCGCTCAACAACAGCTTCGCGCTCGATCTGCACAGTGCGTCGGTCCAGTCGACGAGCGGCAATATCCAGTTGATCGGGCAAACTGTCGGGGTCCCGTCCAATGCGTCGGTACTTGGCGTTATTCTCGAAAACAGCATTTGCGAGTGCACGCCGGGTGCGGCCTCGTCCGTCACGACGGGCAGCGGCACGTTGAGCATCTACGGCAACGGCACGGGTCCGTTGGCCAATGGCGTGCAGATCACTGACGGAACGCAGATCGTTTCGAACAATGGCGGTCTCATTGATATTCGCGGCACCGTGAGCGGACCGACGGGCGGCAGCAGCCCGAACCTGCAGGGCGATGCCGGCGTGCTGATCGCCAATGGCGACATCAAGGCAACGGGGCAAACGGGCACGATCCAGATCGCCGGTTCGACCAACACGGCCGACCCTGGCCTCGCGATCGGCGTGCCGCCGTTCTCGGGCGGCGGCACGCCGATCGTCGGCGCCGCGCTGCTGGCCGACCCCACGGTCTCGACGGCCCAGCCAGGCTCCATCGTCTTGCGCGCGTCGAATGACGGCACGACCAGCAGTCTGTTCATCAGTAACTCGACGTTGTCGTCGCCCGGCGGCACGTTGTCGATCATGCCCGCGACGGTCGATCCGAACACCTTCGCGATCATCGCGCAGAACGCGACACCGATTACGCTATTCGGCACAGGTGGCCTGAGCATCGACGCGGCGACGTTTTCGACGTTCGTTTCGATCCCGAACATCGTGCTGGGTTCGACCACGCACACGGGGCTCATCACGGTAAACGGCGTGTGCGCATCGGACAGCGCGGTCTGCGTGCTGACACGGCCGGGCCTCGCGAACAATCTGACGCTGTCCAATCCGGGGTCGGGCAGCCAGGGCATCACGCTTCCATTTGGCATCTCGATCCCCGGCCACACGTTGACGCTCGCTTCCGGCGGTCCGGTTACCGACCCGGGCGGCATTCAGGCAGCGAGCCTGCTGCTTTCGGGGCCCGGCACCTTCACGCTGACCGATCCGCAAAACGACGTCGGCGTGCTGGCGATGGTCAACGCCGGCAACGTGTACTTCACGAACTCGCACGGCTTCGTCATCGGTCCGGTGGTCAGCCAGACATTCAATTCCAGTACGAGCCAGTTGACCACGCTCGATGGCACCAACTCAACGTTGACGGGCAACCTCATCGCTCAGGCCACGACGGGCAATATCGGGCTGGGCGGTCCGAGCACCAGCCTGAGTGCGGGCGGCACGATCGATCTGGTCATGGAAAGCGGCGTGTTCAACGCGGCGGGTTCCGGCACGATCGTTGCCGGCAACGGCTGGCGGATCTGGGCGAGCACATGGGTGGGCGAGACGCGCGGCAACGTTCAGCCCAATACCGCGCAGCCCAATTTCTATGGCTGCACATTCGGTGCTGGTTGCAGTTGGGGCGGCACGGTGCCGACCACGGGTAATCATTACGTCTATATCGCAAGGCCAACCGTGACGGTGACAGCCGATGGCAAGACGCGTATTGCTGGCGCACCCAACCCCGTGTTCACGTTTACCACCAGCGGCCTGATCAACGGCGACACCGCCGCCGGCGCGCTGACGGGCACGCTAACGTCGCCCGCCAACCAGAGTTCACCGCCTGGGAAGTATCCGATCCTTTCAAACTTCGGGTCGAACGTCGGCTATATCGTGATCGAGGTGCCGGGCGTGCTGACGGTCACGCAGTTGATCGATCCCGTTTCGCAAGCGGGCTTGCAGCAGTTCTTCAGCAACCAGGAGCAAACCTTCGTCTACGAGAACAACCTGCAGGGCACCAACATCTGTATCGGTTCGAATCAGCCGCTGTTCACCACCGCGCCGCCGGGGGACAATCAGGACATCCTCGCAGTCGAATGGAAGCGCGTGCGATCGCAACCCAATCTGAACAGTTGCATGTTGCTGAATGGTCAACATGGATGCGGGGACTTCTAG
- a CDS encoding ShlB/FhaC/HecB family hemolysin secretion/activation protein, producing MKKLRLIAAAMACSGTIAWGQTLPNAGSILQQTAPRDTRPAPPGGAQALPAVPQAGAPPVTAPGPTFVLKGITFKGNDTIPSDELLAPVRDQIGKPIGFADLETIAAKVTQVYRARGYLLAQVVIPQQDVSAGTVEFTVLEGRLGHVRLDVAAGTPIREDLLRARVAQIPTGQPLQQHDLERTMLLLSDLPGIVVTSAIETGDEPGTVDLTISVAPAKRWTFAVDLDNYGAPSSGTWRLGALARLNSPFMIGDNLDLRILASERLDTVYGRIGYEAPVNAYGTRVGVALSRLNYALGKDFASLDAQGEATVVDLTVTHPLLRTRNQNLLARANLEYRDLIDNIGVVDLHNPRSLVEGSVGLSYESRDALLGGGFNSADVEFLIGSLHFRNAAAEELDASAFGRNTHGTEVRATFFANRLNSVTERFSMFAGISGQWAGTTLDNSSRFLLGGPHAVRAYSPSEGLVDEGFVATVEGRYAINAKATVFGFFDFGTGWYNANSRPEQGPNMITRSGVGFGAYWVAPGGIALQGTVAWRTTGSDTTGDDKVPRFYVQLTKTF from the coding sequence ATGAAAAAACTCCGACTGATTGCGGCAGCGATGGCCTGCAGCGGGACGATCGCGTGGGGCCAGACGCTGCCGAATGCCGGCAGCATCCTTCAGCAAACCGCGCCGCGCGACACGCGCCCGGCGCCGCCGGGTGGTGCGCAAGCCCTACCGGCCGTACCGCAGGCGGGCGCACCGCCCGTCACGGCGCCCGGTCCGACGTTCGTGCTCAAGGGCATCACGTTCAAGGGCAACGACACCATTCCGTCCGACGAGCTGCTTGCGCCCGTGCGCGACCAGATCGGCAAGCCGATCGGATTTGCGGATCTCGAAACGATTGCCGCCAAGGTGACGCAGGTCTATCGCGCGCGTGGCTATCTGCTCGCCCAGGTGGTGATTCCGCAGCAGGACGTGAGCGCGGGCACGGTCGAATTCACCGTGCTCGAAGGACGTCTCGGCCATGTGCGGCTCGATGTCGCGGCGGGCACGCCGATCCGCGAAGACCTGCTGCGCGCACGCGTCGCGCAGATTCCGACCGGCCAGCCGCTGCAGCAGCACGATCTCGAGCGCACGATGCTGCTGCTGTCGGACCTGCCCGGCATCGTCGTGACCTCGGCAATCGAAACGGGCGACGAGCCGGGCACGGTCGATCTGACGATCAGCGTCGCGCCCGCCAAACGCTGGACCTTTGCCGTCGACCTCGACAACTACGGCGCGCCTTCGAGCGGCACCTGGCGTCTGGGCGCGCTGGCGCGGCTCAACTCGCCGTTCATGATCGGCGACAACCTCGACTTGCGGATTCTGGCCAGCGAGCGGCTCGATACCGTGTATGGCCGCATCGGCTACGAGGCGCCCGTGAATGCATATGGCACGCGCGTGGGTGTCGCGCTGTCGCGGCTCAACTATGCGCTCGGCAAGGATTTCGCGTCGCTCGATGCGCAGGGCGAGGCGACCGTCGTCGATCTGACGGTGACGCATCCGCTGCTGCGTACCCGCAACCAGAACCTGCTGGCCCGCGCAAACCTCGAGTATCGTGATCTCATTGACAACATCGGCGTGGTGGACCTGCACAATCCGCGCTCGCTGGTCGAGGGGAGCGTCGGTCTCAGCTATGAAAGCCGCGACGCGCTGCTGGGCGGCGGCTTCAATAGCGCGGACGTGGAGTTCCTGATCGGCAGCCTGCATTTCAGGAATGCGGCGGCCGAGGAACTCGATGCGTCCGCGTTTGGGCGCAACACGCATGGCACCGAAGTGCGCGCGACGTTCTTCGCGAACCGCCTGAATTCGGTGACGGAGCGCTTCAGCATGTTTGCCGGCATATCCGGCCAGTGGGCCGGCACGACCCTCGACAACTCGTCGCGCTTCCTGCTGGGCGGGCCGCATGCGGTGCGCGCCTACTCGCCGTCTGAAGGGCTCGTCGACGAGGGCTTTGTTGCAACGGTCGAAGGACGCTACGCGATCAATGCGAAGGCGACGGTGTTCGGCTTCTTCGACTTCGGTACTGGCTGGTACAACGCCAACTCGCGGCCGGAACAGGGGCCGAACATGATCACGCGCAGCGGCGTCGGCTTTGGCGCGTACTGGGTGGCGCCGGGTGGGATCGCGCTGCAAGGCACGGTTGCCTGGCGCACGACGGGCTCGGACACCACCGGCGACGACAAGGTGCCGCGTTTTTATGTGCAGTTGACCAAGACGTTCTAG
- a CDS encoding CHAT domain-containing protein: MMGIAALVVCATSGVWGGAFAAAPAAPATGPAPGLAPESQGFRQASERERDAETLQSLTSEGRLLLSRDRVTLPAYDYCSMAVSAAERGDFRDSVEAAARALVMAQRTDNADLAALSKRDLAIAYSYAGDLDDAEKYAQEALASTPKAPEQVFAPANKVLGDIALRRGHPQDAIDAYNRALETASPRYRPLVLLSITNAQIAAGDTAGARKTFNAASPAPSADLAPEYRRIEGNLLLAEGKPQEALLAFTTLLSESGGSDANYDRLWAHEGIGRADLALGQRARAREAYLQAVDDSEKIRARFRSEEFKTGLFGDTQSVFEMAITLTVEVGDYASAWNLSERSRARALLDVVRNRVDAGVNDRQLNGDVPGLDVVRNALKPNETLVEYHNLEKSIIVWVIRNEGLKGYTLPIARADMDAAVTDFRNAIVRRRPTAITYGDKLYALLIAPLGLRADDRLIIVPHGALHYLPFQALHGPDGFLIQRHAIALEPSASVAVQLATRELKVASNLVAFGNPTIAPAYALPGAEAEVRGIAPLFARQEVFLQSSATRVSFRENAPTGRVLHVATHAEADTIDPLHSRILLAPATQPADGPDSLLAKDIYNLKLNNVSLVTLSACETGLGRIARGDEILGFTRAFFYAGATSLIVSMWPVADESSALTMRTFYAQLADGHEAIDAMRTAQLAVMQNSRFAHPFFWAPFDLMGGWRLSIAR, translated from the coding sequence ATGATGGGCATCGCTGCGCTCGTCGTCTGTGCAACTTCAGGCGTATGGGGCGGCGCGTTCGCGGCCGCGCCAGCCGCACCTGCCACCGGCCCCGCGCCGGGCCTCGCGCCCGAATCTCAAGGCTTTCGACAGGCGAGCGAACGCGAACGCGATGCCGAAACGCTGCAGTCGTTGACTTCCGAAGGGCGTCTGCTGCTCTCGCGTGATCGCGTCACGCTGCCCGCGTACGACTATTGCAGCATGGCCGTATCGGCGGCCGAGCGCGGCGACTTCCGCGACAGCGTCGAGGCGGCCGCCCGCGCGCTGGTGATGGCGCAGCGTACCGACAATGCCGATCTGGCCGCGCTGTCGAAGCGTGACCTCGCGATCGCGTACAGCTACGCCGGCGATCTCGACGACGCCGAGAAATACGCACAGGAAGCGCTGGCCTCGACCCCGAAAGCGCCCGAACAGGTGTTTGCGCCCGCCAACAAGGTGCTCGGCGACATCGCGCTGCGCCGCGGCCATCCGCAAGACGCAATCGACGCCTACAACCGCGCGCTCGAAACGGCGTCGCCGCGCTACCGTCCGCTGGTGCTGCTGTCGATCACGAACGCGCAGATCGCCGCGGGCGACACGGCCGGCGCGCGCAAGACTTTCAACGCCGCCAGTCCCGCGCCGAGCGCGGACCTCGCGCCGGAGTACCGCCGCATCGAAGGCAACCTGCTGCTCGCCGAAGGCAAGCCCCAGGAAGCGCTGCTCGCGTTCACCACGCTGCTGTCGGAAAGCGGCGGCAGCGACGCGAACTACGACCGCCTGTGGGCGCACGAAGGCATCGGCCGTGCCGACCTTGCGCTTGGCCAGCGGGCGAGGGCGCGCGAAGCCTATCTGCAGGCCGTGGACGATTCGGAGAAGATCCGCGCGCGCTTTCGCAGCGAAGAGTTCAAGACGGGCCTCTTCGGCGATACGCAGTCCGTGTTCGAAATGGCGATCACGCTGACGGTCGAAGTGGGCGACTATGCCTCGGCGTGGAATCTGTCCGAACGCAGCCGCGCGCGTGCGCTGCTCGACGTCGTGCGCAATCGCGTCGATGCCGGTGTGAACGACCGTCAACTGAACGGCGATGTGCCGGGTCTCGACGTGGTGCGCAACGCACTGAAGCCAAACGAGACGCTCGTCGAATATCACAACCTCGAGAAATCGATCATCGTGTGGGTGATCCGCAACGAAGGGCTGAAGGGTTATACGCTCCCCATCGCGCGCGCCGACATGGACGCCGCCGTCACCGATTTCCGTAACGCAATCGTGCGCCGCCGGCCAACCGCGATCACCTATGGCGACAAGCTCTACGCGCTGCTGATCGCGCCACTCGGATTGCGCGCCGACGACCGGCTGATCATCGTCCCGCACGGCGCGCTGCACTATCTGCCGTTCCAGGCGTTGCACGGCCCGGATGGTTTCCTGATCCAGCGCCACGCGATCGCGCTGGAGCCTTCGGCGAGCGTCGCGGTGCAGCTCGCCACGCGCGAGCTGAAGGTGGCGAGCAATCTCGTCGCATTCGGCAATCCGACGATCGCACCCGCTTATGCGCTGCCCGGCGCCGAGGCGGAGGTGCGCGGCATCGCGCCGCTGTTTGCGCGCCAGGAAGTGTTTCTGCAATCCAGCGCGACGCGTGTGAGCTTTCGCGAGAATGCGCCTACGGGCCGGGTGCTGCATGTCGCCACCCACGCGGAGGCCGACACGATCGATCCATTGCATTCGCGCATCCTGCTCGCGCCCGCGACGCAGCCTGCTGACGGCCCCGACTCGCTGCTCGCGAAAGACATCTACAACCTGAAGCTGAACAACGTGTCGCTCGTCACGCTGTCGGCGTGCGAGACGGGGCTTGGGCGGATCGCGCGCGGCGACGAGATTCTCGGCTTCACGCGCGCCTTCTTCTATGCGGGCGCGACGAGCCTGATCGTGTCGATGTGGCCGGTGGCCGACGAATCAAGCGCGTTGACCATGCGCACGTTTTACGCGCAGCTCGCCGACGGCCATGAAGCCATCGACGCGATGCGGACCGCGCAACTCGCAGTGATGCAGAACTCACGATTCGCACATCCGTTCTTCTGGGCACCATTCGACCTGATGGGAGGCTGGCGCCTGAGCATTGCGCGCTAA
- a CDS encoding serine/threonine-protein kinase produces MLVRSAARLDFPVNPVPMNSPDDKTVIVPHPPEPDSQPVGVDPAGSDSSDSATIVPPAAVAGVESHHALSVGMRVAEFEIKGLIGEGGFGIVYLAHDTQLGRNVALKEYMPASLASRGSNAEVTVRSERHKETFLAGLKSFVNEARLLAQFDHHSLVKVYRFWEANSTAYMVMPYYDGVTLRDALRAKNAPPDEAWLRALLTSLVSALDVMHRAQCYHRDIAPDNILLLKDSGRPLLLDFGAARRVIGDMTQALTVILKPGYAPVEQYAEVPSLKQGPWTDIYALAAVVYFAIVGKTPPPSVGRMMSDSYVPLAMQASGRYSPAFLRAIDHALAVRPDERPQSMQAFAAELGLALSAQDGTHDEPAALSSPRTAAPAASSSVPAREASDALRPGTASRDNLGASPPGATAAGASRTTSRRSTAIAVGAVVVVGLAGLGGWFAMRPSTKTAPPVVAVTASDHPAASEAQHAQTVPPPAPSTPQVAGNAMQTPSASGPASAPVSTAANTAANTTANSIPDITPALPPYTPGGELDRIVSLADPSISVKALSRITTARISKDHLQFSVGSNRAGYVYVFMVDPAGQYLMLFPNGLDKNNAIAAGQTLSLPRASWPMMAGAPAGPNHFLVLVSSAPRDFSDGGLHGESVFADFPEDAQRAAAIRRTVSYSPFAGKPRCATGASRCPDTFGAATFTIDVVGSPT; encoded by the coding sequence ATGCTCGTTCGCAGCGCCGCGCGACTGGACTTTCCTGTGAATCCCGTCCCGATGAACAGCCCCGATGACAAGACGGTAATCGTGCCACACCCACCCGAGCCCGACAGCCAGCCGGTGGGCGTCGATCCAGCGGGCTCGGATAGCTCGGATAGCGCGACCATCGTGCCGCCGGCGGCCGTCGCAGGCGTAGAGTCGCATCACGCGCTGTCGGTCGGCATGCGGGTCGCGGAGTTCGAAATCAAGGGCTTGATCGGTGAAGGCGGCTTTGGCATTGTCTATCTCGCGCACGACACCCAATTGGGCCGCAACGTCGCGCTCAAGGAATACATGCCAGCCTCACTGGCTTCGCGCGGCAGCAACGCGGAAGTCACGGTGCGCTCCGAGCGCCACAAGGAAACGTTTCTCGCGGGCCTGAAAAGCTTCGTCAATGAAGCGCGCCTGCTCGCGCAGTTCGATCATCATTCGCTCGTCAAGGTCTACCGGTTCTGGGAAGCGAACAGCACCGCCTACATGGTGATGCCGTACTACGATGGCGTCACGCTGCGCGACGCGCTGCGAGCGAAGAATGCGCCGCCCGACGAAGCGTGGCTGCGCGCGCTACTGACGTCGCTCGTCAGCGCACTCGACGTGATGCACCGCGCGCAGTGCTACCACCGCGACATCGCGCCGGACAATATCCTGCTGCTGAAGGACAGCGGCCGTCCGCTGCTGCTCGACTTCGGCGCGGCGCGGCGCGTGATCGGCGATATGACACAGGCGCTGACTGTCATCCTCAAGCCCGGCTATGCCCCCGTCGAACAGTATGCGGAAGTCCCGTCGCTGAAACAGGGGCCGTGGACCGACATCTATGCGCTTGCCGCGGTCGTCTACTTCGCGATCGTCGGCAAGACGCCGCCGCCCTCGGTAGGCCGGATGATGAGTGACAGTTACGTGCCGCTCGCGATGCAAGCGTCAGGCCGTTATTCGCCCGCCTTCCTGCGTGCTATCGATCACGCGCTCGCCGTGCGGCCCGATGAGCGGCCGCAGAGCATGCAGGCGTTCGCGGCGGAGTTAGGCCTTGCATTGAGCGCTCAGGACGGAACCCATGACGAGCCCGCCGCGTTGTCTTCACCGCGTACGGCAGCGCCTGCCGCGAGCAGTAGCGTGCCGGCCCGCGAGGCGAGCGACGCGCTGCGACCGGGCACGGCAAGCCGTGACAACCTGGGGGCTTCCCCTCCTGGTGCCACGGCGGCGGGCGCGTCGCGCACGACAAGCCGGCGCTCCACGGCAATAGCGGTTGGCGCCGTCGTCGTCGTCGGGCTGGCGGGGCTTGGAGGCTGGTTCGCGATGCGGCCCTCGACGAAAACCGCACCGCCCGTCGTCGCCGTTACAGCCAGCGACCATCCGGCGGCGTCGGAAGCGCAACACGCGCAGACCGTGCCCCCGCCCGCTCCGTCCACGCCACAGGTTGCGGGCAACGCCATGCAAACGCCGTCGGCGAGCGGGCCTGCAAGCGCCCCCGTCAGCACTGCCGCGAATACGGCGGCAAATACGACCGCGAACTCGATACCAGACATCACACCCGCGCTGCCGCCTTACACGCCCGGTGGCGAACTCGACCGGATCGTCTCCCTTGCCGACCCGTCGATCAGCGTCAAGGCCCTCTCGCGTATCACCACCGCGCGGATCAGCAAGGATCATCTGCAATTCAGCGTCGGCAGCAATCGCGCGGGCTACGTGTACGTCTTCATGGTCGATCCCGCCGGGCAATATCTGATGCTGTTTCCGAACGGGCTCGACAAGAACAATGCGATCGCCGCCGGCCAGACCCTTTCGTTGCCGCGCGCAAGCTGGCCAATGATGGCGGGCGCGCCGGCTGGCCCGAACCACTTTCTCGTACTGGTCTCATCCGCGCCGCGCGACTTTTCAGACGGCGGGCTGCATGGCGAATCGGTGTTCGCGGATTTTCCTGAAGACGCGCAACGCGCCGCCGCGATACGCCGCACGGTCAGCTATTCGCCGTTCGCCGGCAAGCCGCGCTGTGCAACTGGCGCGTCCCGCTGCCCGGATACGTTCGGCGCAGCGACTTTCACGATCGACGTCGTCGGGTCGCCGACGTAG